A single genomic interval of Candidatus Cloacimonadota bacterium harbors:
- a CDS encoding T9SS type A sorting domain-containing protein gives NIVIDTDVEDDIFIPVTLTVTGLLSDDSTIPLENHLSGNYPNPFNPITTIKFGLKENADVRLVIYNSKGQKVRTLINENREAGYHQITWNGKDDSGRVTSSGIYFYKLKTGDGKFSSTKKMILMK, from the coding sequence CAATATTGTTATAGATACTGATGTGGAAGATGATATTTTCATTCCTGTTACTTTAACTGTTACTGGTCTTCTTTCTGATGATTCAACCATTCCTCTGGAAAATCATCTTTCCGGAAATTATCCAAATCCGTTCAATCCGATAACGACCATCAAATTTGGTCTGAAAGAAAATGCAGATGTCCGGCTTGTAATTTATAATTCCAAAGGACAAAAGGTCAGAACTCTTATAAATGAGAACCGGGAAGCCGGTTATCATCAGATCACCTGGAATGGAAAAGATGATTCCGGTAGAGTAACATCCAGCGGAATTTATTTCTATAAACTGAAAACAGGAGATGGAAAATTCAGCAGTACTAAAAAGATGATCTTGATGAAGTAA